Proteins from a single region of Manis javanica isolate MJ-LG chromosome 5, MJ_LKY, whole genome shotgun sequence:
- the CCM2L gene encoding cerebral cavernous malformations 2 protein-like isoform X1: protein MEYEVKKGKKGFVSPIRRLVFPKSGRRAAFRNSVSRRPLHSMPLYPPDYLIDPQILLCDYLEKEVKFLGHLTWVTSSLNPSSRDELLQLLDTARQLKELPLKTTAEQDSILSLSARCLLLTWRDNEELILRIPTHEIAAASYLQDDALHLLVLKTGLGVDPVPAGVDASPGGAGRDPGPPGAAPEKRRVGTTERRHTICSLDWRMAWGGGAGAEARAGAGGGGSLERQRAGARASGSWERRQTFSGSWERRHGGGGGGGAGKPGGSWERRQAGGGGSWERRHPGTNPLDPQDPSPDAYCNLVILAVANRDAAEESCALICQVFQIIYGDQSIECVDRAGCHYTSTPERPWLCSRSESCRTDGTYAYDADFSCCSSFNGSQDTFEACYSGTSTPSFHGSHCSGSDHSGLGLEQLQDYMVTLRSKLGPTEIQQFALLLREYRLGLPIQDYCTGLLELYGDRRKLLLLGMRPFIPDQDIGYFEGFLEGVGIREGGILTDSFGRIKRSMSSTSASAVRSYDGAAQRPEAQAFHRLLNDITHDIEALAPDDDDDSTDPEAQGSPSGGDAAEDNYL from the exons ATGGAATATGAAGTCAAGAAAGGGAAAAAG GGCTTTGTCTCCCCCATCCGGAGGCTGGTGTTCCCCAAGTCTGGACGCCGGGCAGCCTTTCGGAATAGTGTGAGCCGCCGGCCCCTGCACTcgatgcccctttatccccctgaCTACCTCATCGACCCCCAGATTCTGCTGTGTGACTACCTGGAGAAAGAGGTCAAG TTCCTGGGCCACCTCACCTGGGTCACCTCCTCACTGAATCCCTCCAGCCGGGACGAGCTCCTGCAGCTGCTGGACACGGCCAGG CAACTGAAGGAGCTGCCCCTGAAGACCACGGCGGAGCAGGACAGCATCCTCAGCCTGTCGGCCCGCTGCCTGCTGCTCACCTGGCGCGACAACGAGGAGCTCATTCTGCGTATCCCCACGCATGAGATCGCTGCCGCCTCCTACCTGCAGGACGACGCTTTGCACCTGCTGGTGCTTAAGACCG GTCTGGGCGTGGATCCTGTGCCAGCAGGCGTAGACGCCAGCCCCGGCGGCGCGGGGCGCGACCCAGGCCCGCCGGGCGCGGCGCCCGAGAAGCGGCGGGTGGGCACCACGGAGCGGCGCCACACCATCTGCAGCCTGGACTGGCGCATGGCGTGGGGCGGGGGCGCGGGAGCCGAGGCCCGGGCCGGGGCCGGTGGCGGGGGCAGCCTGGAGCGCCAGCGCGCTGGGGCTCGGGCGTCGGGCAGCTGGGAGCGGCGGCAGACGTTCAGCGGCAGCTGGGAGCGGCGacacggcggcggcggcggcggcggtgcggGCAAGCCGGGCGGCAGCTGGGAGCGGAGgcaggcgggcggcggcggcagctgGGAGCGGCGCCACCCGGGCACCAACCCGCTCGACCCGCAGGACCCCAGCCCCGACGCCTACTGCAACCTCGTCATCCTGGCTGTGGCCAACAGG GATGCTGCCGAGGAGTCCTGTGCCCTCATCTGTCAGGTCTTCCAGATCATCTATGGGGACCAGAGCATTGAGTGTGTGGACCGGGCTGGCTGCCACTACACATCCACTCCTGAACGGCCGTGGCTCTGCAGCCGCA GTGAGAGCTGTCGCACAGATGGGACATACGCCTATGACGCCGACTTCAGCTGCTGCAGCTCCTT CAATGGCTCCCAGGACACCTTTGAAGCGTGTTACAGCGGCACGTCCACACCCTCTTTCCATGGCTCCCACTGCAGTGGCAGTGACCACAGCGGCCTGGGCCTCGAGCAATTGCAGGATTACATGGTCACG TTGCGGAGTAAGCTGGGGCCCACTGAGATCCAACAGTTCGCGCTGCTGCTGCGGGAGTACCGGCTGGGGCTGCCTATCCAGGACTATTGCACAGGCCTGCTGGAGCTCTACGGGGACCGGCGCAAGCTCCTCCTCCTCG GGATGCGGCCCTTCATCCCCGACCAGGACATTGGCTACTttgagggcttcctggagggcGTGGGCATCCGCGAGGGAGGCATTCTCACCGACAGCTTCGGCCGCATCAAGCGCAGCATGAGCTCTACGTCCGCTTCGGCTGTGCGCAGCTACGACGGTGCTGCTCAGCGACCTGAGGCGCAGGCCTTCCACCGGCTGCTGAACGACATCACTCACGACATCGAGGCGCTGGCCCCCGACGACGATGACGACAGCACGGACCCAGAGGCCCAGGGCTCCCCTAGTGGGGGGGATGCAGCCGAGGACAACTACCTGTAG
- the CCM2L gene encoding cerebral cavernous malformations 2 protein-like isoform X2, whose amino-acid sequence MPLYPPDYLIDPQILLCDYLEKEVKFLGHLTWVTSSLNPSSRDELLQLLDTARQLKELPLKTTAEQDSILSLSARCLLLTWRDNEELILRIPTHEIAAASYLQDDALHLLVLKTGLGVDPVPAGVDASPGGAGRDPGPPGAAPEKRRVGTTERRHTICSLDWRMAWGGGAGAEARAGAGGGGSLERQRAGARASGSWERRQTFSGSWERRHGGGGGGGAGKPGGSWERRQAGGGGSWERRHPGTNPLDPQDPSPDAYCNLVILAVANRDAAEESCALICQVFQIIYGDQSIECVDRAGCHYTSTPERPWLCSRSESCRTDGTYAYDADFSCCSSFNGSQDTFEACYSGTSTPSFHGSHCSGSDHSGLGLEQLQDYMVTLRSKLGPTEIQQFALLLREYRLGLPIQDYCTGLLELYGDRRKLLLLGMRPFIPDQDIGYFEGFLEGVGIREGGILTDSFGRIKRSMSSTSASAVRSYDGAAQRPEAQAFHRLLNDITHDIEALAPDDDDDSTDPEAQGSPSGGDAAEDNYL is encoded by the exons atgcccctttatccccctgaCTACCTCATCGACCCCCAGATTCTGCTGTGTGACTACCTGGAGAAAGAGGTCAAG TTCCTGGGCCACCTCACCTGGGTCACCTCCTCACTGAATCCCTCCAGCCGGGACGAGCTCCTGCAGCTGCTGGACACGGCCAGG CAACTGAAGGAGCTGCCCCTGAAGACCACGGCGGAGCAGGACAGCATCCTCAGCCTGTCGGCCCGCTGCCTGCTGCTCACCTGGCGCGACAACGAGGAGCTCATTCTGCGTATCCCCACGCATGAGATCGCTGCCGCCTCCTACCTGCAGGACGACGCTTTGCACCTGCTGGTGCTTAAGACCG GTCTGGGCGTGGATCCTGTGCCAGCAGGCGTAGACGCCAGCCCCGGCGGCGCGGGGCGCGACCCAGGCCCGCCGGGCGCGGCGCCCGAGAAGCGGCGGGTGGGCACCACGGAGCGGCGCCACACCATCTGCAGCCTGGACTGGCGCATGGCGTGGGGCGGGGGCGCGGGAGCCGAGGCCCGGGCCGGGGCCGGTGGCGGGGGCAGCCTGGAGCGCCAGCGCGCTGGGGCTCGGGCGTCGGGCAGCTGGGAGCGGCGGCAGACGTTCAGCGGCAGCTGGGAGCGGCGacacggcggcggcggcggcggcggtgcggGCAAGCCGGGCGGCAGCTGGGAGCGGAGgcaggcgggcggcggcggcagctgGGAGCGGCGCCACCCGGGCACCAACCCGCTCGACCCGCAGGACCCCAGCCCCGACGCCTACTGCAACCTCGTCATCCTGGCTGTGGCCAACAGG GATGCTGCCGAGGAGTCCTGTGCCCTCATCTGTCAGGTCTTCCAGATCATCTATGGGGACCAGAGCATTGAGTGTGTGGACCGGGCTGGCTGCCACTACACATCCACTCCTGAACGGCCGTGGCTCTGCAGCCGCA GTGAGAGCTGTCGCACAGATGGGACATACGCCTATGACGCCGACTTCAGCTGCTGCAGCTCCTT CAATGGCTCCCAGGACACCTTTGAAGCGTGTTACAGCGGCACGTCCACACCCTCTTTCCATGGCTCCCACTGCAGTGGCAGTGACCACAGCGGCCTGGGCCTCGAGCAATTGCAGGATTACATGGTCACG TTGCGGAGTAAGCTGGGGCCCACTGAGATCCAACAGTTCGCGCTGCTGCTGCGGGAGTACCGGCTGGGGCTGCCTATCCAGGACTATTGCACAGGCCTGCTGGAGCTCTACGGGGACCGGCGCAAGCTCCTCCTCCTCG GGATGCGGCCCTTCATCCCCGACCAGGACATTGGCTACTttgagggcttcctggagggcGTGGGCATCCGCGAGGGAGGCATTCTCACCGACAGCTTCGGCCGCATCAAGCGCAGCATGAGCTCTACGTCCGCTTCGGCTGTGCGCAGCTACGACGGTGCTGCTCAGCGACCTGAGGCGCAGGCCTTCCACCGGCTGCTGAACGACATCACTCACGACATCGAGGCGCTGGCCCCCGACGACGATGACGACAGCACGGACCCAGAGGCCCAGGGCTCCCCTAGTGGGGGGGATGCAGCCGAGGACAACTACCTGTAG
- the CCM2L gene encoding cerebral cavernous malformations 2 protein-like isoform X5: MEYEVKKGKKGFVSPIRRLVFPKSGRRAAFRNSVSRRPLHSMPLYPPDYLIDPQILLCDYLEKEVKFLGHLTWVTSSLNPSSRDELLQLLDTARQLKELPLKTTAEQDSILSLSARCLLLTWRDNEELILRIPTHEIAAASYLQDDALHLLVLKTGLGVDPVPAGVDASPGGAGRDPGPPGAAPEKRRVGTTERRHTICSLDWRMAWGGGAGAEARAGAGGGGSLERQRAGARASGSWERRQTFSGSWERRHGGGGGGGAGKPGGSWERRQAGGGGSWERRHPGTNPLDPQDPSPDAYCNLVILAVANRDAAEESCALICQVFQIIYGDQSIECVDRAGCHYTSTPERPWLCSRSESCRTDGTYAYDADFSCCSSFNGSQDTFEACYSGTSTPSFHGSHCSGSDHSGLGLEQLQDYMVTCPYSCGVSWGPLRSNSSRCCCGSTGWGCLSRTIAQACWSSTGTGASSSSSLRPHQAQHELYVRFGCAQLRRCCSAT, translated from the exons ATGGAATATGAAGTCAAGAAAGGGAAAAAG GGCTTTGTCTCCCCCATCCGGAGGCTGGTGTTCCCCAAGTCTGGACGCCGGGCAGCCTTTCGGAATAGTGTGAGCCGCCGGCCCCTGCACTcgatgcccctttatccccctgaCTACCTCATCGACCCCCAGATTCTGCTGTGTGACTACCTGGAGAAAGAGGTCAAG TTCCTGGGCCACCTCACCTGGGTCACCTCCTCACTGAATCCCTCCAGCCGGGACGAGCTCCTGCAGCTGCTGGACACGGCCAGG CAACTGAAGGAGCTGCCCCTGAAGACCACGGCGGAGCAGGACAGCATCCTCAGCCTGTCGGCCCGCTGCCTGCTGCTCACCTGGCGCGACAACGAGGAGCTCATTCTGCGTATCCCCACGCATGAGATCGCTGCCGCCTCCTACCTGCAGGACGACGCTTTGCACCTGCTGGTGCTTAAGACCG GTCTGGGCGTGGATCCTGTGCCAGCAGGCGTAGACGCCAGCCCCGGCGGCGCGGGGCGCGACCCAGGCCCGCCGGGCGCGGCGCCCGAGAAGCGGCGGGTGGGCACCACGGAGCGGCGCCACACCATCTGCAGCCTGGACTGGCGCATGGCGTGGGGCGGGGGCGCGGGAGCCGAGGCCCGGGCCGGGGCCGGTGGCGGGGGCAGCCTGGAGCGCCAGCGCGCTGGGGCTCGGGCGTCGGGCAGCTGGGAGCGGCGGCAGACGTTCAGCGGCAGCTGGGAGCGGCGacacggcggcggcggcggcggcggtgcggGCAAGCCGGGCGGCAGCTGGGAGCGGAGgcaggcgggcggcggcggcagctgGGAGCGGCGCCACCCGGGCACCAACCCGCTCGACCCGCAGGACCCCAGCCCCGACGCCTACTGCAACCTCGTCATCCTGGCTGTGGCCAACAGG GATGCTGCCGAGGAGTCCTGTGCCCTCATCTGTCAGGTCTTCCAGATCATCTATGGGGACCAGAGCATTGAGTGTGTGGACCGGGCTGGCTGCCACTACACATCCACTCCTGAACGGCCGTGGCTCTGCAGCCGCA GTGAGAGCTGTCGCACAGATGGGACATACGCCTATGACGCCGACTTCAGCTGCTGCAGCTCCTT CAATGGCTCCCAGGACACCTTTGAAGCGTGTTACAGCGGCACGTCCACACCCTCTTTCCATGGCTCCCACTGCAGTGGCAGTGACCACAGCGGCCTGGGCCTCGAGCAATTGCAGGATTACATGGTCACG TGTCCCTACAGTTGCGGAGTAAGCTGGGGCCCACTGAGATCCAACAGTTCGCGCTGCTGCTGCGGGAGTACCGGCTGGGGCTGCCTATCCAGGACTATTGCACAGGCCTGCTGGAGCTCTACGGGGACCGGCGCAAGCTCCTCCTCCTCG CTTCGGCCGCATCAAGCGCAGCATGAGCTCTACGTCCGCTTCGGCTGTGCGCAGCTACGACGGTGCTGCTCAGCGACCTGA
- the CCM2L gene encoding cerebral cavernous malformations 2 protein-like isoform X8 has translation MEYEVKKGKKGFVSPIRRLVFPKSGRRAAFRNSVSRRPLHSMPLYPPDYLIDPQILLCDYLEKEVKFLGHLTWVTSSLNPSSRDELLQLLDTARQLKELPLKTTAEQDSILSLSARCLLLTWRDNEELILRIPTHEIAAASYLQDDALHLLVLKTGLGVDPVPAGVDASPGGAGRDPGPPGAAPEKRRVGTTERRHTICSLDWRMAWGGGAGAEARAGAGGGGSLERQRAGARASGSWERRQTFSGSWERRHGGGGGGGAGKPGGSWERRQAGGGGSWERRHPGTNPLDPQDPSPDAYCNLVILAVANRDAAEESCALICQVFQIIYGDQSIECVDRAGCHYTSTPERPWLCSRTMAPRTPLKRVTAARPHPLSMAPTAVAVTTAAWASSNCRITWSRCGVSWGPLRSNSSRCCCGSTGWGCLSRTIAQACWSSTGTGASSSSSGCGPSSPTRTLATLRASWRAWASAREAFSPTASAASSAA, from the exons ATGGAATATGAAGTCAAGAAAGGGAAAAAG GGCTTTGTCTCCCCCATCCGGAGGCTGGTGTTCCCCAAGTCTGGACGCCGGGCAGCCTTTCGGAATAGTGTGAGCCGCCGGCCCCTGCACTcgatgcccctttatccccctgaCTACCTCATCGACCCCCAGATTCTGCTGTGTGACTACCTGGAGAAAGAGGTCAAG TTCCTGGGCCACCTCACCTGGGTCACCTCCTCACTGAATCCCTCCAGCCGGGACGAGCTCCTGCAGCTGCTGGACACGGCCAGG CAACTGAAGGAGCTGCCCCTGAAGACCACGGCGGAGCAGGACAGCATCCTCAGCCTGTCGGCCCGCTGCCTGCTGCTCACCTGGCGCGACAACGAGGAGCTCATTCTGCGTATCCCCACGCATGAGATCGCTGCCGCCTCCTACCTGCAGGACGACGCTTTGCACCTGCTGGTGCTTAAGACCG GTCTGGGCGTGGATCCTGTGCCAGCAGGCGTAGACGCCAGCCCCGGCGGCGCGGGGCGCGACCCAGGCCCGCCGGGCGCGGCGCCCGAGAAGCGGCGGGTGGGCACCACGGAGCGGCGCCACACCATCTGCAGCCTGGACTGGCGCATGGCGTGGGGCGGGGGCGCGGGAGCCGAGGCCCGGGCCGGGGCCGGTGGCGGGGGCAGCCTGGAGCGCCAGCGCGCTGGGGCTCGGGCGTCGGGCAGCTGGGAGCGGCGGCAGACGTTCAGCGGCAGCTGGGAGCGGCGacacggcggcggcggcggcggcggtgcggGCAAGCCGGGCGGCAGCTGGGAGCGGAGgcaggcgggcggcggcggcagctgGGAGCGGCGCCACCCGGGCACCAACCCGCTCGACCCGCAGGACCCCAGCCCCGACGCCTACTGCAACCTCGTCATCCTGGCTGTGGCCAACAGG GATGCTGCCGAGGAGTCCTGTGCCCTCATCTGTCAGGTCTTCCAGATCATCTATGGGGACCAGAGCATTGAGTGTGTGGACCGGGCTGGCTGCCACTACACATCCACTCCTGAACGGCCGTGGCTCTGCAGCCGCA CAATGGCTCCCAGGACACCTTTGAAGCGTGTTACAGCGGCACGTCCACACCCTCTTTCCATGGCTCCCACTGCAGTGGCAGTGACCACAGCGGCCTGGGCCTCGAGCAATTGCAGGATTACATGGTCACG TTGCGGAGTAAGCTGGGGCCCACTGAGATCCAACAGTTCGCGCTGCTGCTGCGGGAGTACCGGCTGGGGCTGCCTATCCAGGACTATTGCACAGGCCTGCTGGAGCTCTACGGGGACCGGCGCAAGCTCCTCCTCCTCG GGATGCGGCCCTTCATCCCCGACCAGGACATTGGCTACTttgagggcttcctggagggcGTGGGCATCCGCGAGGGAGGCATTCTCACCGACAGCTTCGGCCGCATCAAGCGCAGCATGA
- the CCM2L gene encoding cerebral cavernous malformations 2 protein-like isoform X7: MEYEVKKGKKGFVSPIRRLVFPKSGRRAAFRNSVSRRPLHSMPLYPPDYLIDPQILLCDYLEKEVKFLGHLTWVTSSLNPSSRDELLQLLDTARQLKELPLKTTAEQDSILSLSARCLLLTWRDNEELILRIPTHEIAAASYLQDDALHLLVLKTGLGVDPVPAGVDASPGGAGRDPGPPGAAPEKRRVGTTERRHTICSLDWRMAWGGGAGAEARAGAGGGGSLERQRAGARASGSWERRQTFSGSWERRHGGGGGGGAGKPGGSWERRQAGGGGSWERRHPGTNPLDPQDPSPDAYCNLVILAVANRDAAEESCALICQVFQIIYGDQSIECVDRAGCHYTSTPERPWLCSRSESCRTDGTYAYDADFSCCSSFNGSQDTFEACYSGTSTPSFHGSHCSGSDHSGLGLEQLQDYMVTLRSKLGPTEIQQFALLLREYRLGLPIQDYCTGLLELYGDRRKLLLLASAASSAA, translated from the exons ATGGAATATGAAGTCAAGAAAGGGAAAAAG GGCTTTGTCTCCCCCATCCGGAGGCTGGTGTTCCCCAAGTCTGGACGCCGGGCAGCCTTTCGGAATAGTGTGAGCCGCCGGCCCCTGCACTcgatgcccctttatccccctgaCTACCTCATCGACCCCCAGATTCTGCTGTGTGACTACCTGGAGAAAGAGGTCAAG TTCCTGGGCCACCTCACCTGGGTCACCTCCTCACTGAATCCCTCCAGCCGGGACGAGCTCCTGCAGCTGCTGGACACGGCCAGG CAACTGAAGGAGCTGCCCCTGAAGACCACGGCGGAGCAGGACAGCATCCTCAGCCTGTCGGCCCGCTGCCTGCTGCTCACCTGGCGCGACAACGAGGAGCTCATTCTGCGTATCCCCACGCATGAGATCGCTGCCGCCTCCTACCTGCAGGACGACGCTTTGCACCTGCTGGTGCTTAAGACCG GTCTGGGCGTGGATCCTGTGCCAGCAGGCGTAGACGCCAGCCCCGGCGGCGCGGGGCGCGACCCAGGCCCGCCGGGCGCGGCGCCCGAGAAGCGGCGGGTGGGCACCACGGAGCGGCGCCACACCATCTGCAGCCTGGACTGGCGCATGGCGTGGGGCGGGGGCGCGGGAGCCGAGGCCCGGGCCGGGGCCGGTGGCGGGGGCAGCCTGGAGCGCCAGCGCGCTGGGGCTCGGGCGTCGGGCAGCTGGGAGCGGCGGCAGACGTTCAGCGGCAGCTGGGAGCGGCGacacggcggcggcggcggcggcggtgcggGCAAGCCGGGCGGCAGCTGGGAGCGGAGgcaggcgggcggcggcggcagctgGGAGCGGCGCCACCCGGGCACCAACCCGCTCGACCCGCAGGACCCCAGCCCCGACGCCTACTGCAACCTCGTCATCCTGGCTGTGGCCAACAGG GATGCTGCCGAGGAGTCCTGTGCCCTCATCTGTCAGGTCTTCCAGATCATCTATGGGGACCAGAGCATTGAGTGTGTGGACCGGGCTGGCTGCCACTACACATCCACTCCTGAACGGCCGTGGCTCTGCAGCCGCA GTGAGAGCTGTCGCACAGATGGGACATACGCCTATGACGCCGACTTCAGCTGCTGCAGCTCCTT CAATGGCTCCCAGGACACCTTTGAAGCGTGTTACAGCGGCACGTCCACACCCTCTTTCCATGGCTCCCACTGCAGTGGCAGTGACCACAGCGGCCTGGGCCTCGAGCAATTGCAGGATTACATGGTCACG TTGCGGAGTAAGCTGGGGCCCACTGAGATCCAACAGTTCGCGCTGCTGCTGCGGGAGTACCGGCTGGGGCTGCCTATCCAGGACTATTGCACAGGCCTGCTGGAGCTCTACGGGGACCGGCGCAAGCTCCTCCTCCTCG CTTCGGCCGCATCAAGCGCAGCATGA
- the CCM2L gene encoding cerebral cavernous malformations 2 protein-like isoform X3 yields MEYEVKKGKKGFVSPIRRLVFPKSGRRAAFRNSVSRRPLHSMPLYPPDYLIDPQILLCDYLEKEVKFLGHLTWVTSSLNPSSRDELLQLLDTARQLKELPLKTTAEQDSILSLSARCLLLTWRDNEELILRIPTHEIAAASYLQDDALHLLVLKTGLGVDPVPAGVDASPGGAGRDPGPPGAAPEKRRVGTTERRHTICSLDWRMAWGGGAGAEARAGAGGGGSLERQRAGARASGSWERRQTFSGSWERRHGGGGGGGAGKPGGSWERRQAGGGGSWERRHPGTNPLDPQDPSPDAYCNLVILAVANRDAAEESCALICQVFQIIYGDQSIECVDRAGCHYTSTPERPWLCSRSESCRTDGTYAYDADFSCCSSFNGSQDTFEACYSGTSTPSFHGSHCSGSDHSGLGLEQLQDYMVTCPYSCGVSWGPLRSNSSRCCCGSTGWGCLSRTIAQACWSSTGTGASSSSSGCGPSSPTRTLATLRASWRAWASAREAFSPTASAASSAA; encoded by the exons ATGGAATATGAAGTCAAGAAAGGGAAAAAG GGCTTTGTCTCCCCCATCCGGAGGCTGGTGTTCCCCAAGTCTGGACGCCGGGCAGCCTTTCGGAATAGTGTGAGCCGCCGGCCCCTGCACTcgatgcccctttatccccctgaCTACCTCATCGACCCCCAGATTCTGCTGTGTGACTACCTGGAGAAAGAGGTCAAG TTCCTGGGCCACCTCACCTGGGTCACCTCCTCACTGAATCCCTCCAGCCGGGACGAGCTCCTGCAGCTGCTGGACACGGCCAGG CAACTGAAGGAGCTGCCCCTGAAGACCACGGCGGAGCAGGACAGCATCCTCAGCCTGTCGGCCCGCTGCCTGCTGCTCACCTGGCGCGACAACGAGGAGCTCATTCTGCGTATCCCCACGCATGAGATCGCTGCCGCCTCCTACCTGCAGGACGACGCTTTGCACCTGCTGGTGCTTAAGACCG GTCTGGGCGTGGATCCTGTGCCAGCAGGCGTAGACGCCAGCCCCGGCGGCGCGGGGCGCGACCCAGGCCCGCCGGGCGCGGCGCCCGAGAAGCGGCGGGTGGGCACCACGGAGCGGCGCCACACCATCTGCAGCCTGGACTGGCGCATGGCGTGGGGCGGGGGCGCGGGAGCCGAGGCCCGGGCCGGGGCCGGTGGCGGGGGCAGCCTGGAGCGCCAGCGCGCTGGGGCTCGGGCGTCGGGCAGCTGGGAGCGGCGGCAGACGTTCAGCGGCAGCTGGGAGCGGCGacacggcggcggcggcggcggcggtgcggGCAAGCCGGGCGGCAGCTGGGAGCGGAGgcaggcgggcggcggcggcagctgGGAGCGGCGCCACCCGGGCACCAACCCGCTCGACCCGCAGGACCCCAGCCCCGACGCCTACTGCAACCTCGTCATCCTGGCTGTGGCCAACAGG GATGCTGCCGAGGAGTCCTGTGCCCTCATCTGTCAGGTCTTCCAGATCATCTATGGGGACCAGAGCATTGAGTGTGTGGACCGGGCTGGCTGCCACTACACATCCACTCCTGAACGGCCGTGGCTCTGCAGCCGCA GTGAGAGCTGTCGCACAGATGGGACATACGCCTATGACGCCGACTTCAGCTGCTGCAGCTCCTT CAATGGCTCCCAGGACACCTTTGAAGCGTGTTACAGCGGCACGTCCACACCCTCTTTCCATGGCTCCCACTGCAGTGGCAGTGACCACAGCGGCCTGGGCCTCGAGCAATTGCAGGATTACATGGTCACG TGTCCCTACAGTTGCGGAGTAAGCTGGGGCCCACTGAGATCCAACAGTTCGCGCTGCTGCTGCGGGAGTACCGGCTGGGGCTGCCTATCCAGGACTATTGCACAGGCCTGCTGGAGCTCTACGGGGACCGGCGCAAGCTCCTCCTCCTCG GGATGCGGCCCTTCATCCCCGACCAGGACATTGGCTACTttgagggcttcctggagggcGTGGGCATCCGCGAGGGAGGCATTCTCACCGACAGCTTCGGCCGCATCAAGCGCAGCATGA
- the CCM2L gene encoding cerebral cavernous malformations 2 protein-like isoform X4: protein MEYEVKKGKKGFVSPIRRLVFPKSGRRAAFRNSVSRRPLHSMPLYPPDYLIDPQILLCDYLEKEVKFLGHLTWVTSSLNPSSRDELLQLLDTARQLKELPLKTTAEQDSILSLSARCLLLTWRDNEELILRIPTHEIAAASYLQDDALHLLVLKTGLGVDPVPAGVDASPGGAGRDPGPPGAAPEKRRVGTTERRHTICSLDWRMAWGGGAGAEARAGAGGGGSLERQRAGARASGSWERRQTFSGSWERRHGGGGGGGAGKPGGSWERRQAGGGGSWERRHPGTNPLDPQDPSPDAYCNLVILAVANRDAAEESCALICQVFQIIYGDQSIECVDRAGCHYTSTPERPWLCSRSESCRTDGTYAYDADFSCCSSFNGSQDTFEACYSGTSTPSFHGSHCSGSDHSGLGLEQLQDYMVTLRSKLGPTEIQQFALLLREYRLGLPIQDYCTGLLELYGDRRKLLLLASNKAMIMRSQSRRETEVQRREGTCLQLQSP, encoded by the exons ATGGAATATGAAGTCAAGAAAGGGAAAAAG GGCTTTGTCTCCCCCATCCGGAGGCTGGTGTTCCCCAAGTCTGGACGCCGGGCAGCCTTTCGGAATAGTGTGAGCCGCCGGCCCCTGCACTcgatgcccctttatccccctgaCTACCTCATCGACCCCCAGATTCTGCTGTGTGACTACCTGGAGAAAGAGGTCAAG TTCCTGGGCCACCTCACCTGGGTCACCTCCTCACTGAATCCCTCCAGCCGGGACGAGCTCCTGCAGCTGCTGGACACGGCCAGG CAACTGAAGGAGCTGCCCCTGAAGACCACGGCGGAGCAGGACAGCATCCTCAGCCTGTCGGCCCGCTGCCTGCTGCTCACCTGGCGCGACAACGAGGAGCTCATTCTGCGTATCCCCACGCATGAGATCGCTGCCGCCTCCTACCTGCAGGACGACGCTTTGCACCTGCTGGTGCTTAAGACCG GTCTGGGCGTGGATCCTGTGCCAGCAGGCGTAGACGCCAGCCCCGGCGGCGCGGGGCGCGACCCAGGCCCGCCGGGCGCGGCGCCCGAGAAGCGGCGGGTGGGCACCACGGAGCGGCGCCACACCATCTGCAGCCTGGACTGGCGCATGGCGTGGGGCGGGGGCGCGGGAGCCGAGGCCCGGGCCGGGGCCGGTGGCGGGGGCAGCCTGGAGCGCCAGCGCGCTGGGGCTCGGGCGTCGGGCAGCTGGGAGCGGCGGCAGACGTTCAGCGGCAGCTGGGAGCGGCGacacggcggcggcggcggcggcggtgcggGCAAGCCGGGCGGCAGCTGGGAGCGGAGgcaggcgggcggcggcggcagctgGGAGCGGCGCCACCCGGGCACCAACCCGCTCGACCCGCAGGACCCCAGCCCCGACGCCTACTGCAACCTCGTCATCCTGGCTGTGGCCAACAGG GATGCTGCCGAGGAGTCCTGTGCCCTCATCTGTCAGGTCTTCCAGATCATCTATGGGGACCAGAGCATTGAGTGTGTGGACCGGGCTGGCTGCCACTACACATCCACTCCTGAACGGCCGTGGCTCTGCAGCCGCA GTGAGAGCTGTCGCACAGATGGGACATACGCCTATGACGCCGACTTCAGCTGCTGCAGCTCCTT CAATGGCTCCCAGGACACCTTTGAAGCGTGTTACAGCGGCACGTCCACACCCTCTTTCCATGGCTCCCACTGCAGTGGCAGTGACCACAGCGGCCTGGGCCTCGAGCAATTGCAGGATTACATGGTCACG TTGCGGAGTAAGCTGGGGCCCACTGAGATCCAACAGTTCGCGCTGCTGCTGCGGGAGTACCGGCTGGGGCTGCCTATCCAGGACTATTGCACAGGCCTGCTGGAGCTCTACGGGGACCGGCGCAAGCTCCTCCTCCTCG CCTCCAATAAAGCCATGATCATGAGATCACAGAGCAGAAGAGAGACTGAGgtgcagagaagggaagggacttGCCTGCAGTTACAGAGCCCATAA